From one Perca flavescens isolate YP-PL-M2 chromosome 4, PFLA_1.0, whole genome shotgun sequence genomic stretch:
- the LOC114553737 gene encoding neuritin has product MGFFMSTKIGAILAFALVFLSLMVPGDSDADVNCENIYKDFSDCVLELGESMDNYQENVTSERGVEAVCSHWEAFHTCALTALSDCKEEVSSIWETLRQDSMKMRFQGSLFDLCSPSSSPSISSPLAALTLPLIVLIMTWPNWYPV; this is encoded by the exons ATGGGATTTTTCATGTCGACGAAGATCGGAGCGATTCTTGCGTTTGCCTTGG tattCCTGTCCCTGATGGTGCCAGGAGACTCCGATGCAGATGTGAACTGTGAGAACATTTATAAGGACTTTTCTGATTGTGTCCTGGAGCTGGGAGAGAGCATGGACAACTATCAGGAGAACGTGACCAGCGAGAGGGGAGTGGAGGCCGTGTGCAG CCACTGGGAAGCTTTCCACACATGTGCCCTCACAGCGCTGTCCGACTGCAAGGAGGAAGTCAGCTCCATCTGGGAGACTCTAAGGCAGGACTCCATGAAGATGCGCTTCCAGGGAAGTCTGTTCGACCTGTGCAGCCCCAGCTCCTCGCCCAGCATAAGTTCGCCTCTTGCTGCCCTCACCCTGCCACTGATAGTGCTGATCATGACTTGGCCCAACTGGTACCCTGTATAG
- the LOC114553805 gene encoding translocon-associated protein subunit alpha isoform X2 has product MFNFGSKLLVLLLLAFPCGLISIGQVSADSDSAEDIAEDPDAAVDEEEDDEEVLVEEDQIQPSEGEEEDSDEAADKLLTSHPDADTTILFMTGEEFPANEIVRFLVGFTNKGGQDFTVQSLEASFRYPQDFQFYIQNFTALPLSTVVQPQSQASFEYSFIPAQPMAGRPFGLVILLNYLDTEGNVFQTAIYNQTVTIIELEEGLDGETMFMYIFLVGLVALMLFGIYQVLETRTKKRIPVKIEKGTGGMNDVDISWIPQETLNVMNKASPKASPRKRTNRAAGADQ; this is encoded by the exons ATGTTCAATTTCGGATCAAAATTGCTGGTGCTGTTACTCCTGGCCTTCCCCTGTGGATTAATATCCATCG GCCAGGTCTCTGCAGACTCCGACTCTGCTGAGGACATTGCTGAGGACCCAGATGCTGCAGTagatgaggaggaagatgatgaagaggtgCTCGTTGAGGAAGATCAGATACAACCATCG gaaggagaggaagaggactCTGATGAAGCAGCTGATAAACTGTTAACATCTCACCCTGATGCCGACACAACCATCCTCTTCATGACAGGAGAAG AGTTTCCTGCCAATGAAATTGTGAGGTTCCTGGTGGGTTTCACCAACAAGGGAGGTCAGGATTTCACCGTTCAGTCGTTGGAGGCCTCCTTCCGTTACCCCCAAGACTTCCAGTTCTACATTCAGAAT TTCACAGCGTTGCCTCTGAGCACTGTAGTGCAGCCTCAGTCTCAGGCCTCCTTTGAGTACTCCTTTATCCCAGCTCAGCCCATGGCAGGTCGCCCATTTGGTCTTGTTATCCTCCTCAACTATCTTGACACTGAG gGCAACGTGTTCCAGACTGCCATTTACAACCAGACTGTCACCATCATTGAGCTAGAAGAGGGACTGGACGGGGAAAC aaTGTTCATGTACATCTTCCTGGTTGGACTGGTGGCCCTGATGCTCTTTGGAATATACCAGGTCCTGGAAACGAGGACG AAAAAGAGAATCCCAGTAAAAATAGAGAAGGGCACTGGTGGGATGAACGATGTGGACATCAGCTGGATTCCTCAGGAGACTCTCAATGTCATGA ACAAGGCTTCCCCTAAAGCATCTCCACGGAAACGAACCAATAGGGCAGCTGGAGCAGATCAATAA
- the LOC114553794 gene encoding bile acid-CoA:amino acid N-acyltransferase isoform X2, giving the protein MTIRQLIKMTKPCIGVHRNLACLHRAVVGVRWKSSFRQAPVLTAAPVRALIDEQISIKGSFLPPECPITVCAQMHSDDGDLWEAFAHYNTNADGTVNLTKDHSVRGSYLGCEPMGLFWGLQPAPGARESLRLRKKNVETPYVMHLSLLEGHVSPSERQSTELAAVITERWYMAPGVLRTAIRQDGVVGTLFLPPGPGPFPAMLDLWGMGGGLVEYRSALLASRGYASLSLAYIGHKDLPGSPDRINVGDSYFESAFRLLQDHHQVCADRVGIIGLSFGVYLTLRIATKAVVKPACLICVNGPVGSTVKFSDPDGKTEHFESEKKYWTYNDQGHVSFKDVSLPANLLAESKVKIEHLNCPLMYIVGEDDLSASSIESANLIEETLMAAGKSQLLTCLSYPGAGHLIEPPYTPNSRASLWSVKPEKLVTLWGGHPAPHAAAQEDAWKKILDFMERNLRR; this is encoded by the exons ATGACAATACGACAACTCATAAAAATGACGAAACCATGCATCGGTGTACACAGGAACCTTGCTTGTTTGCATCGTGCTGTGG TTGGAGTTCGGTGGAAGAGCAGCTTTAGACAAGCCCCCGTATTAACAGCCGCTCCTGTTCGTGCCCTCATAGATGAACAAATCAGCATTAAAGGATCTTTCCTGCCCCCAGAGTGTCCTATCACAGTGTGTGCACAAATGCACAGTGATGATGGTGATCTATGGGAGGCATTTGCCCATTATAACACAAATGCAGATGGCACTGTCAACT TGACCAAGGATCATTCAGTCAGGGGTTCATATTTGGGCTGTGAGCCGATGGGACTCTTCTGGGGACTGCAGCCGGCTCCTGGTGCAAGAGAAAGTTTGAG gctgaggaaaaaaaacgtaGAGACTCCATATGTAATGCATTTGTCCTTACTCGAGGGCCATGTTTCACCGAGTGAGAGGCAAAGCACTGAGCTGGCTGCAGTTATTACTGAGCGCTGGTACATGGCACCCGGCGTACTGAGAACAGCGATTCGTCAGGATGGAGTTGTGGGGACTTTGTTTTTACCGCCAG GACCAGGCCCATTTCCAGCCATGTTGGACCTGTGGGGAATGGGTGGAGGACTGGTAGAGTACCGCTCCGCCCTTTTAGCATCCAGGGGCTATGCTAGCTTGTCCCTTGCCTACATAGGGCACAAAGATTTGCCTGGCTCACCAGACCGTATCAATGTTGGGGATTCATATTTCGAA TCAGCATTCCGCCTACTCCAAGATCATCATCAGGTGTGTGCCGACAGAGTTGGGATCATAGGTCTCTCCTTTGGAGTCTACCTGACTCTTCGAATTGCCACTAAGGCTGTTGTCAAA CCAGCCTGTTTGATTTGTGTCAATGGCCCAGTAGGAAGTACCGTCAAATTCTCCGATCCAGATGGCAAGACTGAACACTTTGAAAG TGAAAAGAAGTATTGGACATATAATGATCAAGGCCACGTCAGTTTCAAAGACGTCTCCTTGCCTGCAAACCTTTTGGCTGAGAGCAAAGTGAAG ATAGAGCACCTCAACTGTCCATTAATGTACATAGTGGGTGAAGATGACCTGAGCGCTTCAAGTATAGAGAGTGCCAACCTG ATTGAGGAGACCCTGATGGCTGCAGGTAAATCCCAGTTGCTCACCTGTTTGTCGTACCCCGGTGCCGGTCACCTGATTGAACCGCCTTACACACCAAATTCAAGAGCTTCCCTGTGGAGCGTCAAACCAGAGAAAC TGGTCACCCTGTGGGGAGGTCACCCCGCACCCCACGCTGCTGCCCAGGAAGATGCCTGGAAGAAGATCCTGGATTTCATGGAACGTAATCTGAGACGGTGA
- the sys1 gene encoding protein SYS1 homolog, translating into MASHFRSYIWDPVLIVSQIVLMQCIYYSFLGLWLAGVDSLVQSSRSLDQIFSYEVLGFATMQGRLIMMAFILNSLTCALGLWLFIRRGKQCLDFTVTVHFFHMIGCWIYNAHLPAALSWWLVNIACMALMAVIGEYLCMRTELRAIPVNSGPKSNL; encoded by the exons ATGGCCAGTCATTTCCGTAGCTACATCTGGGACCCGGTCCTCATAGTGAGTCAGATTGTGTTGATGCAGTGCATCTACTACAGCTTCTTGGGCCTGTGGTTAGCTGGAGTGGACAGTCTGGTGCAATCTAGTCGGTCACTGGACCAGATCTTCAGCTATGAA GTTCTTGGTTTTGCAACAATGCAGGGCAGGCTTATAATGATGGCATTCATCTTGAACTCTCTTACTTG CGCCCTCGGTCTGTGGCTCTTCATCCGTCGGGGGAAACAGTGTCTGGACTTCACAGTCACCGTGCACTTCTTCCATATGATCGGCTGCTGGATATATAATGCTCATCTTCCAGCTGCCCTGTCCTGGTGGCTCGTCAATATAGCCTGCATGGCGTTGATGGCTGTAATCGGGGAGTACCTGTGCATGCGAACTGAGCTCAGGGCCATTCCAGTCAATAGCGGACCTAAATCTAACCTGTGA
- the LOC114553794 gene encoding acyl-coenzyme A thioesterase 4 isoform X5, protein MHSDDGDLWEAFAHYNTNADGTVNLTKDHSVRGSYLGCEPMGLFWGLQPAPGARESLRLRKKNVETPYVMHLSLLEGHVSPSERQSTELAAVITERWYMAPGVLRTAIRQDGVVGTLFLPPGPGPFPAMLDLWGMGGGLVEYRSALLASRGYASLSLAYIGHKDLPGSPDRINVGDSYFESAFRLLQDHHQVCADRVGIIGLSFGVYLTLRIATKAVVKPACLICVNGPVGSTVKFSDPDGKTEHFESEKKYWTYNDQGHVSFKDVSLPANLLAESKVKIEHLNCPLMYIVGEDDLSASSIESANLIEETLMAAGKSQLLTCLSYPGAGHLIEPPYTPNSRASLWSVKPEKLVTLWGGHPAPHAAAQEDAWKKILDFMERNLRR, encoded by the exons ATGCACAGTGATGATGGTGATCTATGGGAGGCATTTGCCCATTATAACACAAATGCAGATGGCACTGTCAACT TGACCAAGGATCATTCAGTCAGGGGTTCATATTTGGGCTGTGAGCCGATGGGACTCTTCTGGGGACTGCAGCCGGCTCCTGGTGCAAGAGAAAGTTTGAG gctgaggaaaaaaaacgtaGAGACTCCATATGTAATGCATTTGTCCTTACTCGAGGGCCATGTTTCACCGAGTGAGAGGCAAAGCACTGAGCTGGCTGCAGTTATTACTGAGCGCTGGTACATGGCACCCGGCGTACTGAGAACAGCGATTCGTCAGGATGGAGTTGTGGGGACTTTGTTTTTACCGCCAG GACCAGGCCCATTTCCAGCCATGTTGGACCTGTGGGGAATGGGTGGAGGACTGGTAGAGTACCGCTCCGCCCTTTTAGCATCCAGGGGCTATGCTAGCTTGTCCCTTGCCTACATAGGGCACAAAGATTTGCCTGGCTCACCAGACCGTATCAATGTTGGGGATTCATATTTCGAA TCAGCATTCCGCCTACTCCAAGATCATCATCAGGTGTGTGCCGACAGAGTTGGGATCATAGGTCTCTCCTTTGGAGTCTACCTGACTCTTCGAATTGCCACTAAGGCTGTTGTCAAA CCAGCCTGTTTGATTTGTGTCAATGGCCCAGTAGGAAGTACCGTCAAATTCTCCGATCCAGATGGCAAGACTGAACACTTTGAAAG TGAAAAGAAGTATTGGACATATAATGATCAAGGCCACGTCAGTTTCAAAGACGTCTCCTTGCCTGCAAACCTTTTGGCTGAGAGCAAAGTGAAG ATAGAGCACCTCAACTGTCCATTAATGTACATAGTGGGTGAAGATGACCTGAGCGCTTCAAGTATAGAGAGTGCCAACCTG ATTGAGGAGACCCTGATGGCTGCAGGTAAATCCCAGTTGCTCACCTGTTTGTCGTACCCCGGTGCCGGTCACCTGATTGAACCGCCTTACACACCAAATTCAAGAGCTTCCCTGTGGAGCGTCAAACCAGAGAAAC TGGTCACCCTGTGGGGAGGTCACCCCGCACCCCACGCTGCTGCCCAGGAAGATGCCTGGAAGAAGATCCTGGATTTCATGGAACGTAATCTGAGACGGTGA
- the LOC114553794 gene encoding bile acid-CoA:amino acid N-acyltransferase isoform X3, whose product MSQQQPSLPLTAPPCPSEEVGVRWKSSFRQAPVLTAAPVRALIDEQISIKGSFLPPECPITVCAQMHSDDGDLWEAFAHYNTNADGTVNLTKDHSVRGSYLGCEPMGLFWGLQPAPGARESLRLRKKNVETPYVMHLSLLEGHVSPSERQSTELAAVITERWYMAPGVLRTAIRQDGVVGTLFLPPGPGPFPAMLDLWGMGGGLVEYRSALLASRGYASLSLAYIGHKDLPGSPDRINVGDSYFESAFRLLQDHHQVCADRVGIIGLSFGVYLTLRIATKAVVKPACLICVNGPVGSTVKFSDPDGKTEHFESEKKYWTYNDQGHVSFKDVSLPANLLAESKVKIEHLNCPLMYIVGEDDLSASSIESANLIEETLMAAGKSQLLTCLSYPGAGHLIEPPYTPNSRASLWSVKPEKLVTLWGGHPAPHAAAQEDAWKKILDFMERNLRR is encoded by the exons ATGAGTCAGCAGCAGCCCAGTCTCCCCCTAACAGCCCCTCCCTGTCCCAGTGAAGAAG TTGGAGTTCGGTGGAAGAGCAGCTTTAGACAAGCCCCCGTATTAACAGCCGCTCCTGTTCGTGCCCTCATAGATGAACAAATCAGCATTAAAGGATCTTTCCTGCCCCCAGAGTGTCCTATCACAGTGTGTGCACAAATGCACAGTGATGATGGTGATCTATGGGAGGCATTTGCCCATTATAACACAAATGCAGATGGCACTGTCAACT TGACCAAGGATCATTCAGTCAGGGGTTCATATTTGGGCTGTGAGCCGATGGGACTCTTCTGGGGACTGCAGCCGGCTCCTGGTGCAAGAGAAAGTTTGAG gctgaggaaaaaaaacgtaGAGACTCCATATGTAATGCATTTGTCCTTACTCGAGGGCCATGTTTCACCGAGTGAGAGGCAAAGCACTGAGCTGGCTGCAGTTATTACTGAGCGCTGGTACATGGCACCCGGCGTACTGAGAACAGCGATTCGTCAGGATGGAGTTGTGGGGACTTTGTTTTTACCGCCAG GACCAGGCCCATTTCCAGCCATGTTGGACCTGTGGGGAATGGGTGGAGGACTGGTAGAGTACCGCTCCGCCCTTTTAGCATCCAGGGGCTATGCTAGCTTGTCCCTTGCCTACATAGGGCACAAAGATTTGCCTGGCTCACCAGACCGTATCAATGTTGGGGATTCATATTTCGAA TCAGCATTCCGCCTACTCCAAGATCATCATCAGGTGTGTGCCGACAGAGTTGGGATCATAGGTCTCTCCTTTGGAGTCTACCTGACTCTTCGAATTGCCACTAAGGCTGTTGTCAAA CCAGCCTGTTTGATTTGTGTCAATGGCCCAGTAGGAAGTACCGTCAAATTCTCCGATCCAGATGGCAAGACTGAACACTTTGAAAG TGAAAAGAAGTATTGGACATATAATGATCAAGGCCACGTCAGTTTCAAAGACGTCTCCTTGCCTGCAAACCTTTTGGCTGAGAGCAAAGTGAAG ATAGAGCACCTCAACTGTCCATTAATGTACATAGTGGGTGAAGATGACCTGAGCGCTTCAAGTATAGAGAGTGCCAACCTG ATTGAGGAGACCCTGATGGCTGCAGGTAAATCCCAGTTGCTCACCTGTTTGTCGTACCCCGGTGCCGGTCACCTGATTGAACCGCCTTACACACCAAATTCAAGAGCTTCCCTGTGGAGCGTCAAACCAGAGAAAC TGGTCACCCTGTGGGGAGGTCACCCCGCACCCCACGCTGCTGCCCAGGAAGATGCCTGGAAGAAGATCCTGGATTTCATGGAACGTAATCTGAGACGGTGA
- the LOC114553794 gene encoding acyl-coenzyme A thioesterase 4 isoform X6 — MSQQQPSLPLTAPPCPSEEVTKDHSVRGSYLGCEPMGLFWGLQPAPGARESLRLRKKNVETPYVMHLSLLEGHVSPSERQSTELAAVITERWYMAPGVLRTAIRQDGVVGTLFLPPGPGPFPAMLDLWGMGGGLVEYRSALLASRGYASLSLAYIGHKDLPGSPDRINVGDSYFESAFRLLQDHHQVCADRVGIIGLSFGVYLTLRIATKAVVKPACLICVNGPVGSTVKFSDPDGKTEHFESEKKYWTYNDQGHVSFKDVSLPANLLAESKVKIEHLNCPLMYIVGEDDLSASSIESANLIEETLMAAGKSQLLTCLSYPGAGHLIEPPYTPNSRASLWSVKPEKLVTLWGGHPAPHAAAQEDAWKKILDFMERNLRR, encoded by the exons ATGAGTCAGCAGCAGCCCAGTCTCCCCCTAACAGCCCCTCCCTGTCCCAGTGAAGAAG TGACCAAGGATCATTCAGTCAGGGGTTCATATTTGGGCTGTGAGCCGATGGGACTCTTCTGGGGACTGCAGCCGGCTCCTGGTGCAAGAGAAAGTTTGAG gctgaggaaaaaaaacgtaGAGACTCCATATGTAATGCATTTGTCCTTACTCGAGGGCCATGTTTCACCGAGTGAGAGGCAAAGCACTGAGCTGGCTGCAGTTATTACTGAGCGCTGGTACATGGCACCCGGCGTACTGAGAACAGCGATTCGTCAGGATGGAGTTGTGGGGACTTTGTTTTTACCGCCAG GACCAGGCCCATTTCCAGCCATGTTGGACCTGTGGGGAATGGGTGGAGGACTGGTAGAGTACCGCTCCGCCCTTTTAGCATCCAGGGGCTATGCTAGCTTGTCCCTTGCCTACATAGGGCACAAAGATTTGCCTGGCTCACCAGACCGTATCAATGTTGGGGATTCATATTTCGAA TCAGCATTCCGCCTACTCCAAGATCATCATCAGGTGTGTGCCGACAGAGTTGGGATCATAGGTCTCTCCTTTGGAGTCTACCTGACTCTTCGAATTGCCACTAAGGCTGTTGTCAAA CCAGCCTGTTTGATTTGTGTCAATGGCCCAGTAGGAAGTACCGTCAAATTCTCCGATCCAGATGGCAAGACTGAACACTTTGAAAG TGAAAAGAAGTATTGGACATATAATGATCAAGGCCACGTCAGTTTCAAAGACGTCTCCTTGCCTGCAAACCTTTTGGCTGAGAGCAAAGTGAAG ATAGAGCACCTCAACTGTCCATTAATGTACATAGTGGGTGAAGATGACCTGAGCGCTTCAAGTATAGAGAGTGCCAACCTG ATTGAGGAGACCCTGATGGCTGCAGGTAAATCCCAGTTGCTCACCTGTTTGTCGTACCCCGGTGCCGGTCACCTGATTGAACCGCCTTACACACCAAATTCAAGAGCTTCCCTGTGGAGCGTCAAACCAGAGAAAC TGGTCACCCTGTGGGGAGGTCACCCCGCACCCCACGCTGCTGCCCAGGAAGATGCCTGGAAGAAGATCCTGGATTTCATGGAACGTAATCTGAGACGGTGA
- the LOC114553815 gene encoding protein S100-B, producing the protein MEASKKDMSDLEEGMVTIIKVFHKYSGHKCKLKKAELKELINNEMSEFIMKIHENETLDKLVADLDQNGDLEIDFKEFITLIAMVTSACSELFIPNYHND; encoded by the exons ATGGAG GCCTCAAAGAAGGATATGTCAGACCTGGAGGAGGGCATGGTCACTATTATCAAAGTTTTCCACAAATACTCGGGTCACAAGTGCAAGCTGAAGAAAGCAGAGCTTAAAGAGCTTATCAACAATGAAATGAGTGAATTCATAATG AAAATTCATGAGAACGAAACTCTGGATAAGCTCGTTGCAGACCTCGACCAGAACGGAGACCTGGAGATTGACTTCAAAGAGTTCATCACCCTCATCGCCATGGTTACCTCAGCATGCAGTGAACTCTTCATCCCAAACTACCATAATGATTAG
- the LOC114553794 gene encoding acyl-coenzyme A thioesterase 4 isoform X4 gives MGPKIPGGAPEPSTLDGNCNNAVLSNHVTKDHSVRGSYLGCEPMGLFWGLQPAPGARESLRLRKKNVETPYVMHLSLLEGHVSPSERQSTELAAVITERWYMAPGVLRTAIRQDGVVGTLFLPPGPGPFPAMLDLWGMGGGLVEYRSALLASRGYASLSLAYIGHKDLPGSPDRINVGDSYFESAFRLLQDHHQVCADRVGIIGLSFGVYLTLRIATKAVVKPACLICVNGPVGSTVKFSDPDGKTEHFESEKKYWTYNDQGHVSFKDVSLPANLLAESKVKIEHLNCPLMYIVGEDDLSASSIESANLIEETLMAAGKSQLLTCLSYPGAGHLIEPPYTPNSRASLWSVKPEKLVTLWGGHPAPHAAAQEDAWKKILDFMERNLRR, from the exons ATGGGGCCCAAAATTCCTGGCGGCGCCCCTGAGCCCAGTACACTAGATGGCAATTGCAACAACGCTGTTTTATCGAACCATG TGACCAAGGATCATTCAGTCAGGGGTTCATATTTGGGCTGTGAGCCGATGGGACTCTTCTGGGGACTGCAGCCGGCTCCTGGTGCAAGAGAAAGTTTGAG gctgaggaaaaaaaacgtaGAGACTCCATATGTAATGCATTTGTCCTTACTCGAGGGCCATGTTTCACCGAGTGAGAGGCAAAGCACTGAGCTGGCTGCAGTTATTACTGAGCGCTGGTACATGGCACCCGGCGTACTGAGAACAGCGATTCGTCAGGATGGAGTTGTGGGGACTTTGTTTTTACCGCCAG GACCAGGCCCATTTCCAGCCATGTTGGACCTGTGGGGAATGGGTGGAGGACTGGTAGAGTACCGCTCCGCCCTTTTAGCATCCAGGGGCTATGCTAGCTTGTCCCTTGCCTACATAGGGCACAAAGATTTGCCTGGCTCACCAGACCGTATCAATGTTGGGGATTCATATTTCGAA TCAGCATTCCGCCTACTCCAAGATCATCATCAGGTGTGTGCCGACAGAGTTGGGATCATAGGTCTCTCCTTTGGAGTCTACCTGACTCTTCGAATTGCCACTAAGGCTGTTGTCAAA CCAGCCTGTTTGATTTGTGTCAATGGCCCAGTAGGAAGTACCGTCAAATTCTCCGATCCAGATGGCAAGACTGAACACTTTGAAAG TGAAAAGAAGTATTGGACATATAATGATCAAGGCCACGTCAGTTTCAAAGACGTCTCCTTGCCTGCAAACCTTTTGGCTGAGAGCAAAGTGAAG ATAGAGCACCTCAACTGTCCATTAATGTACATAGTGGGTGAAGATGACCTGAGCGCTTCAAGTATAGAGAGTGCCAACCTG ATTGAGGAGACCCTGATGGCTGCAGGTAAATCCCAGTTGCTCACCTGTTTGTCGTACCCCGGTGCCGGTCACCTGATTGAACCGCCTTACACACCAAATTCAAGAGCTTCCCTGTGGAGCGTCAAACCAGAGAAAC TGGTCACCCTGTGGGGAGGTCACCCCGCACCCCACGCTGCTGCCCAGGAAGATGCCTGGAAGAAGATCCTGGATTTCATGGAACGTAATCTGAGACGGTGA
- the LOC114553794 gene encoding bile acid-CoA:amino acid N-acyltransferase isoform X1, which translates to MGPKIPGGAPEPSTLDGNCNNAVLSNHVGVRWKSSFRQAPVLTAAPVRALIDEQISIKGSFLPPECPITVCAQMHSDDGDLWEAFAHYNTNADGTVNLTKDHSVRGSYLGCEPMGLFWGLQPAPGARESLRLRKKNVETPYVMHLSLLEGHVSPSERQSTELAAVITERWYMAPGVLRTAIRQDGVVGTLFLPPGPGPFPAMLDLWGMGGGLVEYRSALLASRGYASLSLAYIGHKDLPGSPDRINVGDSYFESAFRLLQDHHQVCADRVGIIGLSFGVYLTLRIATKAVVKPACLICVNGPVGSTVKFSDPDGKTEHFESEKKYWTYNDQGHVSFKDVSLPANLLAESKVKIEHLNCPLMYIVGEDDLSASSIESANLIEETLMAAGKSQLLTCLSYPGAGHLIEPPYTPNSRASLWSVKPEKLVTLWGGHPAPHAAAQEDAWKKILDFMERNLRR; encoded by the exons ATGGGGCCCAAAATTCCTGGCGGCGCCCCTGAGCCCAGTACACTAGATGGCAATTGCAACAACGCTGTTTTATCGAACCATG TTGGAGTTCGGTGGAAGAGCAGCTTTAGACAAGCCCCCGTATTAACAGCCGCTCCTGTTCGTGCCCTCATAGATGAACAAATCAGCATTAAAGGATCTTTCCTGCCCCCAGAGTGTCCTATCACAGTGTGTGCACAAATGCACAGTGATGATGGTGATCTATGGGAGGCATTTGCCCATTATAACACAAATGCAGATGGCACTGTCAACT TGACCAAGGATCATTCAGTCAGGGGTTCATATTTGGGCTGTGAGCCGATGGGACTCTTCTGGGGACTGCAGCCGGCTCCTGGTGCAAGAGAAAGTTTGAG gctgaggaaaaaaaacgtaGAGACTCCATATGTAATGCATTTGTCCTTACTCGAGGGCCATGTTTCACCGAGTGAGAGGCAAAGCACTGAGCTGGCTGCAGTTATTACTGAGCGCTGGTACATGGCACCCGGCGTACTGAGAACAGCGATTCGTCAGGATGGAGTTGTGGGGACTTTGTTTTTACCGCCAG GACCAGGCCCATTTCCAGCCATGTTGGACCTGTGGGGAATGGGTGGAGGACTGGTAGAGTACCGCTCCGCCCTTTTAGCATCCAGGGGCTATGCTAGCTTGTCCCTTGCCTACATAGGGCACAAAGATTTGCCTGGCTCACCAGACCGTATCAATGTTGGGGATTCATATTTCGAA TCAGCATTCCGCCTACTCCAAGATCATCATCAGGTGTGTGCCGACAGAGTTGGGATCATAGGTCTCTCCTTTGGAGTCTACCTGACTCTTCGAATTGCCACTAAGGCTGTTGTCAAA CCAGCCTGTTTGATTTGTGTCAATGGCCCAGTAGGAAGTACCGTCAAATTCTCCGATCCAGATGGCAAGACTGAACACTTTGAAAG TGAAAAGAAGTATTGGACATATAATGATCAAGGCCACGTCAGTTTCAAAGACGTCTCCTTGCCTGCAAACCTTTTGGCTGAGAGCAAAGTGAAG ATAGAGCACCTCAACTGTCCATTAATGTACATAGTGGGTGAAGATGACCTGAGCGCTTCAAGTATAGAGAGTGCCAACCTG ATTGAGGAGACCCTGATGGCTGCAGGTAAATCCCAGTTGCTCACCTGTTTGTCGTACCCCGGTGCCGGTCACCTGATTGAACCGCCTTACACACCAAATTCAAGAGCTTCCCTGTGGAGCGTCAAACCAGAGAAAC TGGTCACCCTGTGGGGAGGTCACCCCGCACCCCACGCTGCTGCCCAGGAAGATGCCTGGAAGAAGATCCTGGATTTCATGGAACGTAATCTGAGACGGTGA